A window of the Anthonomus grandis grandis chromosome 9, icAntGran1.3, whole genome shotgun sequence genome harbors these coding sequences:
- the LOC126740773 gene encoding transmembrane emp24 domain-containing protein 2 produces the protein MYYLGIICLLFFSYLSGAHSYIVTVDAHAEECFFEKVEAGTKLGLTFQIAEGGFLDIDVRILGPDGKVIYEEERQTSGKYSFAASYPGVYTFCFSNKMSTMTPKVVMFDVAVGEPPKPEGAEGHSANKLEEMIRELSASLTAVKQEQEYMQVRDKIHRAINENTNSRVVAWSFFEAIILCAMTVGQVFYLKRFFEVRRVV, from the exons ATGTATTATTTAGGAATAATATGTCTATTATTCTTTTCCTATTTATCTGGAGCCCATAGCTACATTGTTACTGTAGACGCTCATGCCGAAGAAtgcttttttgaaaaagttgaaGCTGGGACCAAACTAG gTCTAACTTTCCAAATTGCAGAAGGGGGATTTTTGGACATTGATGTAAGGATATTGGGTCCTGATGGTAAAGTAATTTATGAAGAAGAGAGGCAAACATCTGGAAAATATTCATTTGCTGCCAGTTATCCAGGAGTTTATACTTTCTGCTTCTCAAATAAAATGTCCACAATGACCCCTAAAGTTGTTATGTTTGATGTGGCAGTAGGAGAACCACCTAAACCTGAGGGAGCTGAAGGTCATAGCGCTAATAAGTTGGAAGAAATGATTAGGGAGCTATCAG CCTCTCTTACAGCAGTCAAACAAGAGCAAGAATACATGCAAGTAAGGGACAAAATCCACAGGGCGATAAATGAAAATACAAACTCAAGAGTTGTAGCTTGGTCATTCTTTGAAGCTATCATATTGTGTGCAATGACAGTTGGTCAGGTGTTTTATCTTAAGCGGTTCTTTGAAGTCAGGAGGGTAGTTTAA
- the LOC126740703 gene encoding uncharacterized protein LOC126740703: MCKLTNTLESLEKNRKIIRSIISCVAFCGYHDLALRGASYGDGILEGLYKMRIDAGNTILKNHLEHRKKNGSYRSVDIQNEIISICGDVIKADCIKNVKISQAYSILADQTANISGKEQLSVGIRYFDEETSNIEEVFLGFAELTALDAKSIATTINEFLTKEDLDPDKCVGLGFDGCSTISGKEGGFQAILRKKYKKALFFHCSSHKLNLVINDLNALPEIRNTVGAIKDIFTFFRESVLRRKLIPNIPQLCETRWSEKYKSIRVFKENFCDIMEALETLSRDGNIATRKHAYQLHAAASKVSFIFSLGLIAKYSALLEPTVNVRSITIPYLDSIINSLEIRFSEENKPSFTLSKLHPAQMKNISLEELEEACEKFKNF; the protein is encoded by the coding sequence ATGTGCAAGTTAACAAATACTCTGGAAAGTCttgaaaaaaacaggaaaattatAAGATCGATTATTTCCTGCGTTGCGTTTTGCGGATACCACGACCTAGCATTAAGGGGGGCAAGCTATGGTGATGGAATTCTGGAAGGGCTGTATAAGATGCGAATTGACGCAGGaaacactattttaaaaaaccatcttGAGCATAGAAAGAAAAATGGAAGTTATCGATCGGTTGACATCCAGAATGAGATTATCAGTATTTGTGGAGATGTTATTAAGGCCGATTGCATCAAAAATGTGAAGATATCGCAAGCATATAGCATTTTAGCAGACCAAACAGCGAATATCTCTGGAAAGGAACAGCTCTCAGTTGgcataagatattttgatgaGGAAACCAGCAACATTGAAGAAGTATTCCTCGGATTTGCTGAGCTTACAGCCTTGGACGCTAAATCGATTGCCACGACAATAAACGAATTCCTGACGAAAGAGGATCTCGATCCAGATAAATGCGTTGGTTTGGGATTCGATGGTTGTTCCACGATATCTGGAAAAGAAGGTGGCTTTCAGGCTATTTTgcgtaaaaaatacaagaaagcaCTATTTTTTCATTGCTCGTCACATAAACTCAACCTGGTAATCAATGATCTGAATGCTCTGCCGGAGATCCGAAATACAGTTGGGGCCATCAAagatatatttacattttttcgtGAATCGGttctaagaagaaaattaataccCAATATTCCCCAGCTGTGCGAAACAAGGTGGAGCGAGAAATACAAGAGCATCAGAGTTTTTAAAGAGAACTTTTGTGATATAATGGAGGCACTAGAAACCCTGTCTCGAGATGGCAATATTGCGACAAGGAAACATGCATATCAGCTCCATGCTGCAGCTTccaaagtttcgtttatttttagccTTGGATTGATAGCCAAATATTCCGCTCTTTTAGAACCAACAGTAAACGTGCGGTCCATAACAATTCCTTATTTGGACTCAATTATAAATTCCCTAGAAATAAggttttctgaagaaaataaacCATCATTTACTTTGTCAAAACTACATCCTGCgcaaatgaaaaacatttctttgGAAGAACTTGAAGAGGCTTgcgagaaatttaaaaatttttaa